A stretch of Carnobacterium iners DNA encodes these proteins:
- the gnpA gene encoding 1,3-beta-galactosyl-N-acetylhexosamine phosphorylase codes for MKKSTGRVTLPSEQNFLAETKEMMERWGADAIRDSDGTKLDDEIKELDAKIYTTYFVARAHNEFAEKHLEECQQIYLMSLFQTALSEKISISFMDGYFAEQLRPDFIHDPKKYWEVIDRTTGVIVDPANWEANETDETVTILTAIPFHEYTVSFLVYAIWDPTQMYNHITNDWGDKPHDIPFDVRQPYSNEIMKKYLKQWLIDNPATDVVRFTTFFYHFTLVFNQLGKEKFVDWFGYGASVSVAALDAFELEKGYRLRPEDIVDCGYYNTAFRIPTKTYLDYMDFIHYFVAKEAKELVDIVHESGKEAMMFLGDNWIGTEPYGKHFEMIGLDAVVGSVGGGATLRMIADIPHVNYTEGRFLPYFFPDTFFEGNDPVIEANENWLTARRAMLRSPVDRIGYGGYLSLAYKFPGFVDYIADITDEFREIYDTIKDVKPYTGVKVAILNSWGKLRTWQTHMVAHALWYKQIYSYLGVIESLSGAAVDVVFVSFEDIVKNGVDKDIDVIINAGDEGTAFSGGKEWMNETLITTIRQWIHEGGGFVGIGEPSAHQHEGHYFQLATALGVDKELGFSLSTDKYFTTALEEHFISADATSFDFGETMKNVYALSETTEIIEYSDGEVHLSSNNFGKGRAVYMAGLPYSQENTRLLMRALFYAANKENEFTKWHASNIQCEVHVYPSIKKMAIVNNSMVEQQTTVYDGRGQASQVTLAPSEIRWEEYT; via the coding sequence ATGAAGAAAAGCACTGGAAGAGTGACGTTACCTAGTGAACAAAATTTTTTAGCTGAAACAAAAGAAATGATGGAGCGTTGGGGTGCTGACGCAATACGAGATAGTGATGGAACAAAATTAGATGACGAAATCAAAGAGTTGGATGCAAAAATTTATACAACTTATTTCGTTGCTCGCGCTCACAATGAGTTTGCAGAAAAACACCTAGAAGAATGCCAACAAATTTACTTAATGAGTTTATTTCAAACAGCACTTTCAGAAAAAATCAGTATTTCATTTATGGATGGCTACTTTGCTGAGCAATTAAGACCTGATTTTATTCATGACCCTAAAAAATATTGGGAAGTCATTGACCGTACAACAGGAGTGATTGTTGATCCAGCAAATTGGGAAGCGAATGAAACAGACGAAACGGTTACGATTTTGACTGCTATTCCATTTCATGAGTACACCGTTTCATTCTTAGTTTACGCGATATGGGATCCAACCCAAATGTATAACCACATCACCAACGATTGGGGCGATAAACCCCACGATATTCCTTTTGATGTTAGACAACCTTATTCGAACGAAATTATGAAAAAATATTTAAAACAGTGGTTAATCGATAATCCTGCAACAGATGTTGTGCGATTTACGACGTTCTTCTACCATTTTACACTTGTTTTTAATCAGTTAGGTAAAGAGAAGTTCGTTGACTGGTTTGGCTATGGAGCAAGTGTTTCAGTAGCTGCACTAGATGCTTTCGAGCTAGAAAAAGGGTACCGCTTAAGACCAGAAGACATCGTCGATTGTGGGTATTACAATACTGCTTTTCGTATTCCAACAAAAACGTATTTAGACTATATGGATTTCATTCACTATTTTGTTGCTAAAGAAGCCAAAGAACTCGTTGATATCGTTCACGAAAGTGGCAAAGAAGCCATGATGTTCTTAGGTGACAACTGGATTGGCACAGAACCTTATGGCAAGCACTTTGAAATGATTGGATTGGATGCAGTTGTTGGAAGCGTCGGTGGTGGAGCAACATTGCGTATGATTGCTGATATTCCACACGTTAACTACACAGAAGGCCGTTTCTTACCTTACTTTTTCCCGGATACATTTTTTGAAGGCAACGATCCTGTTATCGAAGCAAATGAAAATTGGCTAACAGCACGTAGAGCGATGTTGCGTAGCCCGGTTGATCGTATTGGTTATGGTGGGTATTTGAGTTTAGCTTATAAATTCCCTGGTTTTGTTGATTACATTGCTGACATCACAGATGAGTTCCGTGAAATTTATGATACAATTAAAGACGTTAAACCATACACGGGTGTTAAAGTAGCTATTTTAAACTCATGGGGTAAACTACGAACATGGCAAACACACATGGTTGCTCATGCTTTATGGTACAAACAAATTTATTCTTATTTGGGTGTGATCGAATCATTAAGCGGAGCAGCAGTCGACGTTGTCTTTGTTAGTTTTGAAGATATTGTTAAAAATGGTGTAGACAAAGATATTGATGTTATTATTAATGCTGGAGATGAAGGAACTGCCTTTTCAGGAGGCAAAGAATGGATGAATGAAACACTCATTACAACGATTAGACAATGGATTCACGAAGGTGGCGGCTTTGTTGGTATTGGAGAACCTTCTGCTCATCAGCATGAAGGGCATTATTTCCAACTGGCAACGGCACTTGGCGTTGATAAAGAACTAGGATTTAGTTTATCAACGGATAAATACTTTACTACGGCTTTAGAAGAGCATTTTATTTCAGCAGATGCAACAAGTTTTGATTTTGGCGAAACGATGAAAAATGTTTATGCTTTATCAGAAACTACTGAAATTATTGAATACTCTGACGGAGAAGTCCACCTGTCAAGTAACAATTTTGGTAAAGGACGGGCTGTTTATATGGCAGGACTACCTTATAGCCAAGAGAATACACGGCTGTTAATGCGAGCGCTGTTCTATGCAGCCAATAAAGAAAATGAGTTTACTAAGTGGCATGCAAGCAACATTCAATGTGAAGTTCATGTTTATCCGTCTATTAAAAAAATGGCGATTGTAAACAATTCAATGGTGGAGCAACAAACAACCGTTTATGACGGAAGAGGACAGGCTTCGCAAGTAACATTAGCACCTAGCGAGATTCGGTGGGAGGAATACACATGA
- a CDS encoding AraC family transcriptional regulator, whose protein sequence is MSNIVYEMPCSHQYDLSTPLLYVTKSMYENDWHSLNHSHHFTELLYITRGKGSVFILDKEITVRAKDLIIINSYVEHTEKSSMDDPLEYIALGIQGVFFSLSTDQDTPIPYYRYKDTDGEYLFYLKKLVEEVQNQKKNYAVIAQSLLDILLIKVLRRNTLKVEKTENQKLSKDIAEIKKYIENSFREEINLDSLARMSHINKYYLAHSFKSIIGISPIEYLISIRIKESKMLLKTTSYPISDISTIAGFSSQSFFSQSFKRVTNMTPSAYRKSKAKS, encoded by the coding sequence GTGTCAAATATTGTTTATGAAATGCCTTGTAGTCACCAGTACGATCTATCAACGCCTTTACTTTATGTTACAAAATCGATGTATGAAAATGATTGGCATAGCTTAAACCATTCTCATCACTTTACAGAATTATTGTATATCACTAGAGGAAAGGGTTCGGTCTTTATCTTGGACAAAGAAATAACTGTTCGTGCAAAGGATCTCATTATCATAAATTCTTATGTCGAACACACCGAAAAATCTTCAATGGACGACCCTCTTGAATACATCGCTCTAGGCATTCAAGGAGTCTTTTTTTCACTTTCTACTGACCAAGATACACCTATCCCTTATTATAGATACAAAGATACAGATGGCGAATATTTATTTTATTTAAAAAAACTAGTAGAAGAAGTTCAGAATCAGAAAAAAAATTATGCGGTTATCGCTCAAAGTCTGTTGGACATCTTATTAATCAAAGTCTTGCGTAGAAATACATTAAAGGTTGAAAAGACTGAAAACCAAAAATTAAGTAAAGATATTGCGGAAATTAAAAAATACATAGAAAACTCTTTTAGAGAGGAAATAAATTTAGATAGTTTAGCAAGAATGAGTCACATTAATAAATATTATTTGGCTCATTCTTTTAAGTCAATCATTGGAATCTCTCCTATTGAATACCTTATTAGCATCCGCATCAAAGAAAGTAAGATGTTATTGAAAACAACCAGTTACCCTATCTCTGACATTTCTACCATTGCAGGTTTTTCTTCTCAATCTTTTTTCTCACAATCCTTTAAGCGTGTGACTAATATGACTCCCTCTGCCTATAGAAAGAGCAAAGCAAAAAGCTGA
- a CDS encoding DUF6903 family protein produces MKQRTWIIIKLIIFVISLALVIIGQRNTGKIELGIMLVGLTGLLGLLYNYNQKYV; encoded by the coding sequence ATGAAACAGCGTACGTGGATAATCATTAAGCTCATTATTTTTGTCATTAGTTTAGCACTAGTTATTATTGGACAAAGAAATACGGGTAAAATCGAATTAGGTATCATGCTCGTTGGTTTAACTGGATTACTAGGCCTGTTGTACAATTACAATCAAAAATACGTTTAA
- a CDS encoding carbohydrate ABC transporter substrate-binding protein, with protein sequence MNKKFLLASSVALFSVALLACGNDDTNKEEAAGGDSEGKSTLHIAALESAYGSEMWDNIVASYEKANPDVDVELAVDKNLEEVISPNMKAGKYPDVVLLGTGRKLALPETMIKDNALEELTDVLDMGVYGEEVKVSEKLVPGFTDTLVTNPYNDGKTYLAPMFYSPTGLFFNQNLLAEKGWDVPETWDEMWELGDKAKAEGISLFTYPHAGYFDAFFYSLLFEVGGSDFYNRAMSYEDGIWETPEATKAFEIVGKLAQYTEPTTVANGNDRDFTKNQQLILDDKALFMPNGTWVVGEMAEAPRSDGFEWGMTALPAIEEGGDRYAFTFFEQLWVPEAAENKDAAKEFITYVYSDEAATIFAEAGAVQPIEGISDKLSGDNQLFYSIYDTGAKAGMGGFAATDAVEGVSMADELFATVDSIVTGDKTVEEWQAGVEKASDQLRPALK encoded by the coding sequence ATGAACAAGAAATTTTTATTGGCAAGTTCGGTCGCTTTATTTTCAGTAGCTTTATTGGCTTGTGGCAACGATGATACAAACAAAGAAGAAGCAGCAGGCGGCGACAGTGAAGGGAAATCTACTCTACACATAGCTGCACTTGAATCAGCTTATGGTTCAGAAATGTGGGACAATATTGTTGCATCATACGAAAAAGCTAATCCAGATGTAGACGTAGAATTAGCTGTTGACAAAAATTTAGAAGAGGTCATTAGTCCAAATATGAAAGCAGGAAAATACCCTGATGTTGTTTTACTTGGAACGGGTCGTAAATTAGCTCTTCCAGAAACAATGATTAAAGATAATGCTTTAGAAGAATTAACAGATGTATTAGATATGGGTGTTTATGGTGAGGAAGTAAAGGTAAGCGAAAAATTAGTACCAGGATTTACTGACACATTAGTAACAAATCCATACAATGATGGAAAAACGTATCTTGCACCAATGTTTTATAGTCCAACAGGTTTATTTTTCAATCAAAACTTACTAGCTGAAAAAGGCTGGGATGTTCCAGAAACATGGGATGAGATGTGGGAATTAGGCGACAAAGCTAAAGCAGAAGGAATTTCATTATTCACTTATCCTCATGCAGGTTACTTTGATGCATTCTTCTATTCATTATTATTTGAAGTTGGCGGATCTGATTTTTATAACCGTGCAATGAGCTATGAAGACGGTATCTGGGAAACACCAGAAGCAACGAAAGCCTTTGAAATCGTTGGTAAATTAGCACAATATACAGAGCCAACAACTGTCGCAAACGGGAATGACCGTGACTTCACTAAAAACCAACAATTGATTCTTGATGACAAAGCACTCTTCATGCCTAATGGAACTTGGGTTGTAGGCGAGATGGCAGAAGCTCCAAGATCAGACGGATTCGAATGGGGAATGACAGCATTACCCGCTATTGAAGAAGGCGGAGATCGCTATGCCTTTACATTCTTTGAACAATTATGGGTTCCAGAAGCAGCTGAAAATAAAGATGCAGCTAAAGAATTTATCACGTATGTTTACTCTGACGAAGCAGCAACTATTTTTGCTGAAGCAGGAGCTGTACAACCCATTGAAGGAATCTCTGATAAATTATCAGGCGATAACCAATTATTCTATAGTATCTATGATACTGGTGCAAAAGCCGGTATGGGCGGATTTGCTGCAACAGATGCTGTTGAAGGTGTTAGCATGGCAGATGAGTTATTCGCAACAGTAGATAGTATCGTTACTGGCGATAAAACAGTTGAAGAATGGCAAGCAGGAGTCGAAAAAGCTAGTGACCAATTAAGACCAGCTTTAAAATAA
- a CDS encoding ROK family protein, translating to MKKAIALDIGGTKIAAALVTEAGEWYHRIEVKSDVTNCETLFEQVVQLMNQVLSDSATSLNEIPGIGVGVPGKVDRINGIAVFQNNIPWKDFPVVSRLKERFDVEKIVIDNDVYMAAYAEWKMAQMSQEETFVYMTISTGVSCTTIHNGEFLRGAGFAGELGLIPVLSKSKDSKNQRLEQVGSGPAIQRLAEKN from the coding sequence ATGAAAAAAGCTATTGCTTTAGATATTGGTGGAACAAAAATTGCGGCCGCACTAGTGACAGAAGCAGGTGAATGGTATCATCGAATCGAAGTAAAAAGTGATGTAACCAATTGTGAAACGCTTTTTGAGCAAGTGGTTCAATTAATGAATCAGGTATTATCTGATTCAGCTACTTCTTTAAATGAAATACCGGGTATAGGAGTAGGTGTTCCGGGTAAAGTAGATAGAATCAACGGAATAGCCGTATTTCAAAATAATATTCCTTGGAAAGATTTTCCAGTTGTCAGTCGACTAAAAGAACGATTTGATGTGGAAAAAATCGTGATTGATAATGACGTTTACATGGCTGCTTATGCAGAATGGAAAATGGCACAAATGAGTCAAGAAGAAACCTTTGTCTACATGACGATTAGTACAGGCGTTTCTTGTACGACAATCCATAATGGTGAATTTCTCAGAGGAGCAGGTTTTGCTGGAGAATTAGGCTTAATTCCTGTCCTTTCAAAGTCTAAAGACTCAAAAAATCAACGCTTAGAACAAGTTGGATCTGGGCCAGCAATTCAACGTTTAGCAGAAAAAAATTAG
- a CDS encoding ABC transporter permease: protein MSSDTKQVKLAEQKNSRKELIGKLGPLLALIVLVIFVTILNPGFVAPNNLLNLLRQVSTNALIAFGMTFVILTGGIDLSVGSTLALSSALMAGGIVAGLDPLLAMVLAIIAGGLLGGFNGLLITKGKMAPFIATLATMTIFRGATLVFTNGNPITGIGDSFIFKFIGRGYLFGIPFPVVVMLICFAVLYVLLHKMTFGRKVFAIGGNEKAAFIAGIKSDRIKIAIYAISGMMASVAGIIITSRLNSAQPTAGQSYEMDAIASVVLGGTSLSGGRGRLIGTLIGALIMGTLNNGLNLLGVSSFYQQIVKGIVIIIAVLLDRKK from the coding sequence ATGAGTTCAGATACAAAACAAGTGAAATTAGCCGAACAAAAAAATTCAAGAAAAGAATTGATTGGAAAATTAGGACCGTTACTAGCATTGATTGTCTTGGTTATTTTTGTAACCATTCTTAATCCAGGGTTTGTAGCGCCAAATAACTTATTAAACTTGTTAAGACAAGTTTCAACGAATGCCTTGATTGCTTTTGGGATGACGTTTGTCATCTTAACTGGCGGAATAGATTTATCAGTCGGTTCAACTTTAGCTTTAAGTAGTGCTTTAATGGCAGGTGGAATTGTAGCTGGATTAGATCCCTTGTTGGCAATGGTTCTAGCGATTATTGCTGGTGGATTATTAGGTGGGTTTAACGGTTTATTGATCACAAAAGGAAAAATGGCACCTTTTATTGCAACCTTAGCAACGATGACTATTTTCAGGGGAGCAACCCTAGTCTTTACTAACGGAAATCCAATCACTGGTATTGGCGATAGTTTTATCTTTAAATTTATTGGACGTGGTTACTTATTTGGTATTCCTTTCCCAGTTGTAGTGATGCTGATTTGTTTCGCAGTGCTCTATGTGTTATTACACAAAATGACGTTTGGCCGAAAAGTATTTGCAATTGGCGGTAATGAAAAAGCAGCCTTTATCGCCGGTATCAAGAGCGACCGTATTAAAATAGCTATTTATGCTATTTCCGGAATGATGGCCTCTGTGGCTGGTATTATTATTACGTCAAGATTGAATTCAGCTCAACCAACTGCTGGACAATCTTATGAGATGGATGCGATTGCCTCTGTTGTACTAGGCGGAACAAGTCTTTCAGGAGGACGTGGTAGACTTATTGGAACCTTAATCGGTGCACTGATTATGGGGACATTGAATAATGGGTTAAACTTGCTAGGAGTGTCTAGTTTTTACCAACAAATTGTGAAAGGAATCGTCATCATTATTGCAGTATTATTGGATAGAAAAAAATAA
- a CDS encoding sugar ABC transporter ATP-binding protein: MEVTMKGITKSFGTNFVLKGVDIELEGGKIHALMGENGAGKSTLMNILTGMHKYDTGEIMIDKKETVYENPKEAEEHGVSFIHQEMNTWPQMTVVENLFIGKELKNKFGWLNKKEMEKRAKAIFDDLGITIDLNLEVNQLSVGQQQMIEIAKALMTNAKVLIMDEPTAALTEREIEVLFKIILNLKEKGVAIIYISHRMEEIFKISDSITVMRDGVSIDTTKTNETNVDEVVRKMVGRDLDDYYPEKKSEIGEIIFEGRHLTKKGVFENVSFNVRQGEIIGFSGLMGSGRTEMMRAIFGIDTLDQGEVYLEDKLLKIKTPSDAIHQGIGFLTENRKDEGLILEYSIKENISLPSIDGFKKRGLIDEVAEKDFVDLLMKRLSVKAQSAELAVSNLSGGNQQKVVLAKWIGIGSKVLILDEPTRGVDVGAKREIYQLMNELTDRGVAIIMVSSDLPEVLGVSDRVIVVHEGTIAGELDRVEATEEKIMSLATGGY, from the coding sequence ATGGAAGTTACAATGAAAGGCATCACAAAAAGTTTTGGTACAAACTTTGTTCTTAAAGGCGTCGATATTGAATTAGAGGGCGGTAAAATTCATGCATTAATGGGAGAAAATGGCGCTGGAAAATCCACGCTAATGAATATTCTAACAGGTATGCATAAATACGACACCGGCGAAATTATGATTGATAAAAAAGAAACCGTCTATGAAAATCCTAAAGAAGCTGAAGAGCATGGCGTAAGTTTTATTCATCAAGAAATGAATACATGGCCTCAAATGACTGTTGTAGAAAACTTATTTATTGGAAAAGAACTAAAAAATAAGTTTGGTTGGTTGAATAAAAAAGAAATGGAAAAAAGAGCAAAAGCTATTTTTGATGATTTAGGTATTACGATTGATTTAAACTTAGAAGTTAACCAATTATCTGTTGGTCAACAACAAATGATTGAAATTGCAAAAGCCCTTATGACCAATGCAAAAGTCTTGATTATGGATGAACCAACAGCTGCATTAACAGAAAGAGAAATTGAAGTCTTGTTTAAAATTATTTTGAATTTAAAAGAAAAAGGCGTAGCTATTATTTATATCTCTCATAGAATGGAAGAAATATTTAAAATTAGTGACTCGATTACGGTTATGCGTGATGGCGTCTCTATTGATACAACAAAAACAAACGAAACAAATGTAGATGAAGTGGTACGTAAAATGGTTGGACGTGATTTAGATGATTACTATCCTGAAAAAAAATCAGAAATAGGTGAGATTATTTTTGAAGGACGTCATCTAACTAAAAAAGGTGTATTCGAAAATGTATCCTTTAACGTACGACAAGGTGAAATTATTGGTTTTTCTGGTCTAATGGGATCTGGTCGGACTGAAATGATGCGGGCGATTTTTGGGATTGATACATTAGATCAAGGAGAAGTTTATTTAGAAGATAAATTGCTCAAGATTAAAACACCGAGCGATGCAATTCATCAAGGTATTGGTTTTTTAACAGAAAATCGAAAAGATGAAGGCTTGATTTTAGAGTATTCGATTAAAGAAAATATTTCACTGCCGTCAATAGATGGGTTTAAAAAGAGAGGTCTAATTGATGAAGTTGCTGAAAAAGACTTTGTTGATTTGTTAATGAAACGCTTAAGTGTGAAAGCACAATCTGCTGAATTAGCTGTTTCAAATCTATCCGGTGGAAATCAACAAAAAGTGGTTCTTGCAAAATGGATTGGAATAGGTTCAAAAGTTCTCATTTTAGATGAGCCTACTAGGGGCGTTGATGTCGGTGCAAAACGTGAGATTTATCAATTGATGAATGAACTAACCGATCGAGGTGTAGCGATTATTATGGTTTCGAGTGATTTACCTGAAGTACTAGGTGTTAGCGATCGAGTTATCGTCGTCCATGAAGGAACGATTGCTGGCGAGTTGGATAGAGTCGAAGCAACAGAAGAAAAAATTATGAGTCTTGCTACTGGGGGATATTGA
- a CDS encoding D-ribose ABC transporter substrate-binding protein, giving the protein MKKLIGFVAAAVLFLGGCGSATLEGDNKDSGVVEEKDTKDLVIGVSLSTLNNPFFISVKDGIVDLAEEKGSEVKVLDAQDDTSKQSNDIDDLIQQGVDILLINPVDSSAISPAVEAANGAGIPVITIDRSSEGGEVITLVASDNVEGGKIAAQYIEEISGKQAKVAELEGIPGASATNERGQGFDDYAKDTLDVVDKQTASFDRAKGLTVMENMLQANPEIQAVFAQNDEMALGAIQAIQAAGKTGEIQVVGFDGTDDGLAAIEAGTLSATVAQQPAEMGKLAMQAAFDHFAGKDVEKSIPSPLELIKSDK; this is encoded by the coding sequence ATGAAGAAACTTATTGGTTTTGTAGCAGCAGCAGTATTATTTTTAGGAGGATGTGGCAGTGCTACTTTAGAAGGAGACAACAAAGATTCAGGTGTCGTTGAAGAAAAGGACACTAAAGATTTAGTGATTGGTGTGTCTTTATCAACGTTAAATAATCCCTTCTTTATTTCAGTAAAAGATGGGATTGTTGATTTAGCCGAAGAAAAAGGATCAGAAGTAAAAGTATTGGATGCTCAAGATGATACATCTAAACAAAGCAATGACATTGATGATTTGATTCAACAAGGAGTCGATATTTTATTGATTAACCCTGTTGACTCATCTGCCATTTCACCAGCTGTTGAAGCTGCAAATGGCGCTGGTATTCCAGTTATCACAATTGACCGTTCAAGTGAAGGTGGAGAAGTCATTACATTGGTTGCTTCAGATAACGTAGAGGGCGGAAAAATTGCTGCTCAATACATTGAAGAAATTTCTGGTAAACAAGCAAAAGTTGCTGAACTTGAAGGAATCCCAGGTGCTTCTGCTACAAATGAACGAGGCCAAGGCTTTGATGATTATGCTAAAGATACATTAGACGTTGTCGACAAACAAACGGCTAGCTTTGACCGTGCTAAAGGGTTAACAGTTATGGAAAATATGCTTCAAGCAAATCCTGAAATTCAAGCTGTTTTTGCTCAAAATGACGAAATGGCATTAGGTGCAATTCAAGCAATCCAAGCAGCTGGTAAAACAGGCGAAATTCAAGTTGTTGGTTTTGACGGAACAGATGATGGTTTAGCAGCAATTGAAGCTGGAACATTGAGTGCAACAGTGGCACAACAACCAGCTGAAATGGGTAAATTAGCTATGCAAGCAGCTTTTGATCACTTTGCTGGTAAAGACGTTGAGAAATCTATTCCTTCACCATTAGAATTAATTAAAAGCGACAAATAA
- a CDS encoding carbohydrate ABC transporter permease, producing MKKIKNMSVDKLYRLFIYMALITLAVTIFVPVAWVFLASIKENAEFYNNPWATPKGFYFQNFIDAFQKASMGTYLLNSFMVTALSLVILLIVALPAAYVLARYTFKGSKLMNTFFKAGLFINVNYIVVPIFLMLLKGDTFLRTYFGEGFLLDNLFVLSIVYAATALPFTIYLLSSYFQTLPTTFEEAAFIDGAGYFKTMIQIMIPMARPSIITIILFNFLAFWNEYIIALTLIPGKNKTLPVGLMNLMAAQKSAANYGQMYAGMVIVMLPTLILYVLVQKKLTQGMSLGGLKD from the coding sequence ATGAAAAAGATAAAAAATATGAGTGTCGATAAGCTTTATCGTTTATTTATTTATATGGCTTTGATCACTTTAGCGGTTACGATTTTCGTTCCTGTAGCCTGGGTCTTCTTAGCCTCAATCAAAGAAAATGCTGAATTTTACAATAATCCATGGGCAACGCCCAAAGGGTTTTATTTCCAAAACTTTATTGATGCTTTCCAAAAAGCAAGTATGGGAACGTACTTATTGAATTCCTTTATGGTAACGGCACTTTCATTAGTTATTTTACTGATTGTTGCTTTACCAGCAGCCTACGTTTTAGCACGCTATACCTTTAAAGGCAGCAAATTAATGAATACCTTTTTCAAAGCAGGATTATTTATCAACGTAAACTACATTGTTGTGCCTATTTTCTTGATGTTGCTAAAAGGCGATACGTTCCTTCGAACCTATTTTGGTGAAGGATTCTTATTGGATAACTTGTTTGTGCTTTCAATTGTCTATGCAGCAACAGCCTTACCGTTTACAATTTATCTGTTATCGAGTTATTTCCAAACGTTACCTACAACATTTGAAGAAGCGGCTTTTATTGATGGAGCAGGCTATTTCAAAACAATGATTCAAATTATGATACCAATGGCGCGTCCAAGTATTATTACCATTATTTTATTCAACTTTTTAGCGTTCTGGAACGAATACATTATCGCTTTAACGTTGATTCCAGGGAAAAACAAAACTTTACCAGTAGGACTAATGAATTTAATGGCTGCTCAAAAATCAGCTGCTAACTACGGTCAGATGTATGCCGGCATGGTTATTGTTATGCTTCCGACGTTGATTTTATATGTGTTAGTACAAAAGAAATTGACTCAAGGGATGAGCCTTGGAGGATTAAAAGACTAG
- a CDS encoding ROK family protein, protein MTTKEVFEQYFKGVEGYQAIIEEIADNLAQGIYAVGSLVDPHKIVFGGSVIVHNPFLLTSIKEKLNHYLIEEQETLLERLFISQLAQDNGILGAGLSVFK, encoded by the coding sequence ATAACGACTAAAGAAGTTTTTGAACAGTATTTTAAAGGTGTGGAAGGCTATCAAGCAATTATTGAAGAGATTGCCGATAATCTAGCGCAAGGTATTTATGCAGTAGGTAGCTTAGTTGACCCACATAAAATTGTTTTTGGTGGCAGCGTAATTGTTCATAATCCTTTTTTACTGACAAGTATAAAAGAAAAGCTGAACCATTATTTGATTGAAGAACAAGAGACTCTTTTAGAACGGTTATTTATTAGTCAACTAGCCCAGGATAACGGAATTTTAGGTGCTGGTTTAAGTGTCTTTAAATAA
- a CDS encoding carbohydrate ABC transporter permease has protein sequence MSLYKWGGFSNNQEFVGLANFKILWNDMNFFRAFQNSILLIVVVTLITMVFAILYATLLSREKVKGDNLFRIIFYIPNILSVVVISGIFSAIYDPNTGLLNNFFSALKLENLQQLWLGDQKIVIYSIAGALVWQAIGYYMVMYMSSMASIPESYYEASALEGAGRFVQFFNITLPLIWNNIRTTLTFFIISTINLSFLLVQAMTGGGPDGSTEVFLSYMYKQAYTNSSYGYGMAIGVVIFLFSFALAAIISHITKREVLEY, from the coding sequence ATGTCACTATATAAATGGGGCGGATTTTCAAATAACCAAGAATTTGTCGGTTTAGCTAATTTTAAAATATTATGGAATGATATGAACTTCTTCAGAGCTTTCCAAAATAGTATTTTATTAATTGTGGTTGTGACGTTAATTACAATGGTTTTTGCTATTTTATACGCAACGTTACTTTCTAGAGAAAAAGTTAAAGGCGATAATTTATTCCGTATTATTTTCTACATACCCAATATTTTATCAGTCGTTGTTATCTCTGGTATCTTTTCAGCTATTTACGATCCAAATACAGGACTATTGAATAATTTCTTTTCAGCTTTGAAGCTAGAAAATTTGCAACAACTTTGGTTAGGCGATCAAAAAATTGTCATTTATAGTATCGCTGGAGCGTTAGTCTGGCAAGCGATTGGGTATTACATGGTCATGTACATGTCTAGTATGGCAAGCATTCCAGAAAGCTATTACGAAGCGTCAGCTTTAGAAGGTGCCGGTCGTTTTGTGCAGTTTTTCAATATTACTTTACCGTTAATCTGGAACAATATTCGTACAACGTTAACATTCTTTATTATTAGTACAATTAATTTAAGTTTCCTTTTGGTACAAGCGATGACAGGTGGCGGACCAGATGGATCAACTGAAGTATTTTTGAGCTATATGTATAAACAAGCGTACACGAATTCATCATATGGCTATGGTATGGCAATTGGAGTGGTGATTTTCTTATTCTCATTCGCTTTAGCAGCTATTATTAGTCACATTACTAAACGCGAAGTACTTGAGTACTAA